The following are encoded together in the Halomonas halophila genome:
- a CDS encoding GlxA family transcriptional regulator translates to MRHSHDNEPLSVGFVLLRRFTMMPFAAFVDCLRLAADEGDRSRQLRCHWVFMTSGGHDAMSSCGAAVTPCSPFRDPRDFDYIVVIGGVQDEHDAVDEAALHYLQRVAEAGVPLVGVCTGVFALIQAELMNGRRCCVSWYHHGDLTSRFPDIEPVADRLFIDDGDRLTCAGGIASADLAAYLVERHLGKAWAMKSLHIMLIDEARRGEHPQPQPVVFDKVADRLVRRAITIIEQHLGEAITVDELARRVGSSRRNIERKFREELGIGPQKFARDLRLRYGLWMLHYTAKSVTEIGERCGFADTAHFSRHFREAFGDTPTAMRKAAQRGETPVDPFFLHIASREGAGG, encoded by the coding sequence ATGCGTCATTCCCACGACAACGAGCCCCTGTCCGTCGGCTTCGTGCTGCTGCGGCGTTTCACCATGATGCCCTTCGCGGCCTTTGTCGACTGCCTGCGTCTGGCCGCCGACGAGGGCGACCGCTCGCGCCAGCTGCGCTGCCACTGGGTGTTCATGACCAGCGGCGGGCACGACGCCATGTCCAGCTGCGGCGCCGCCGTCACGCCCTGCTCGCCGTTTCGCGATCCGCGCGACTTCGACTACATCGTGGTCATCGGCGGGGTTCAGGACGAGCACGACGCGGTGGACGAGGCGGCGCTCCACTACCTGCAGCGCGTGGCCGAGGCCGGCGTGCCGCTGGTCGGGGTGTGCACCGGCGTCTTCGCGCTGATTCAGGCCGAGCTGATGAACGGCCGGCGCTGCTGCGTGAGCTGGTACCACCACGGCGACCTGACGAGCCGCTTCCCCGATATCGAGCCGGTGGCGGATCGGCTGTTCATCGACGATGGCGATCGGCTGACCTGCGCCGGCGGCATCGCCTCGGCGGATCTGGCCGCCTACCTGGTCGAGCGCCACCTGGGCAAGGCCTGGGCGATGAAGAGCCTGCACATCATGCTGATCGACGAGGCGCGCCGCGGGGAGCATCCCCAGCCCCAGCCGGTGGTCTTCGACAAGGTCGCCGACCGGCTGGTGCGCCGCGCCATCACCATCATCGAGCAGCACCTGGGCGAGGCGATCACGGTGGACGAACTGGCGCGGCGGGTGGGGTCGTCGCGGCGCAACATCGAGCGCAAGTTCCGCGAGGAGCTGGGCATCGGGCCGCAGAAGTTCGCTCGTGACCTGCGCCTGCGCTATGGCCTGTGGATGCTGCACTACACCGCCAAGAGCGTCACCGAGATCGGCGAACGCTGCGGCTTCGCCGACACCGCCCATTTCTCGCGCCACTTCCGCGAGGCCTTCGGCGACACGCCTACCGCCATGCGCAAGGCCGCGCAGCGCGGCGAGACGCCGGTGGATCCGTTCTTCCTGCATATCGCCTCCCGCGAGGGGGCGGGCGGCTAG
- a CDS encoding ABC transporter ATP-binding protein: protein MPTPSPASSPSTVLEARHLTRIFRMGTVEVAALRGVDLDLAAGELVVLLGPSGSGKSTLLNLLGGLDTPTEGEIRFHGDPLTGASERAFDRYRREHVGFVFQFYNLIPSLTARENVALVTEIARDPMTPEEALEMVHLGPRLDHFPAQLSGGEQQRVAIARAIAKRPELLLCDEPTGALDRDTGIVVLEAILRVNRELGTTTALITHNAVIADVADRVLHFADGQIVDSRTNTARRSPAELVW from the coding sequence GTGCCGACGCCCTCACCCGCCTCTTCCCCGTCGACGGTGCTCGAGGCCCGCCATCTGACCCGCATCTTCCGCATGGGCACCGTCGAAGTGGCTGCGCTGCGCGGCGTCGACCTCGACCTCGCGGCCGGCGAGCTGGTGGTGCTGCTCGGCCCCTCGGGCAGCGGCAAGTCGACGCTGCTCAACCTGCTGGGCGGGCTGGATACCCCCACCGAGGGCGAGATCCGCTTCCACGGCGACCCGCTGACCGGCGCCAGCGAGCGCGCCTTCGACCGCTATCGCCGCGAGCACGTCGGCTTCGTGTTCCAGTTCTACAACCTGATCCCGAGCCTCACCGCCCGCGAGAACGTGGCGCTGGTCACCGAGATCGCCCGCGATCCGATGACGCCCGAGGAGGCGCTGGAGATGGTCCACCTCGGCCCGCGCCTCGACCATTTTCCCGCCCAGCTTTCCGGCGGCGAGCAGCAGCGGGTAGCGATCGCCCGGGCCATCGCCAAGCGCCCCGAGCTGCTGCTGTGCGACGAGCCCACCGGCGCCCTGGACCGCGATACCGGCATCGTGGTGCTCGAGGCGATCCTGCGCGTCAACCGCGAGCTCGGCACCACCACCGCGCTGATCACCCACAATGCGGTGATCGCCGACGTCGCCGACCGGGTACTGCACTTCGCCGACGGACAGATCGTCGACAGCCGCACCAATACCGCTCGGCGCTCGCCCGCCGAGCTGGTGTGGTGA
- a CDS encoding ABC transporter permease: MSSLDRKLLRELWRLRAQVLAIALVIASGNALLIMALTTIEALEETTVAYYERTRFGEVFADVTRAPKSLSRELAEIPGVQRVSTRIIEGALLDLPDFDEPVVAQLVSLPERGVEPMNALTLRSGRRVAPDRPDEAVIGEAFAEAHGLVPGDHFDAVLRGQRRTLEVVGIALSPEYVYAIAPGGLMPDDARFGVLWMGREALAAAFDFDGAFNAVSLTLMPGASTREVVARLDARLARYGGTGAYPRDEQVSNWFLQNEIAQQKNMAQLLPSVFLAVSAFLTHLVMGRMIDTERREIGLLKAFGYSRLAIAWHYVKLVLVIGGLGVVIGALLGAWLGHWNTRLYAEFYHFPFLLYRPGPESFLLATLVSLGAALAGALWAVRRAAALPPAEAMLPPSPPVYRRSRLSRSALARHLDEPTRMIARRLLRWPLRALLASAGLAMSVAVLVMALQWLDAIDALVDSVLVESQHQDATLGFHDLTPLGELAGVERLPGVLAAEPLRGVAARLHHGSLREREAIVGLPRDGVLSPVHDAQGRPVTVPPDGLLLSQQLAGMLEVEIGDVLIVEVLEGRRPRLALPVVRLFDTDVGKPAYMALDALNRRMGDGRVMRGARIVVDPARRAELLARLKTLPAVSGVQFRQAAIDTFHDTLGQTLFIFAGFFIAFASVLSVGVTYNTIRIALAERARELATLRVLGFSRWEISYILLGEAGLLTWLAMPLGCLLGFALAWYLSSAFATELFRVPLVIHPATYAWAVLIALASAGVCAAVVRRRLDRLDLIAVLKTRE, translated from the coding sequence GTGAGTAGCCTCGACCGCAAGCTGCTGCGCGAACTGTGGCGCCTGCGTGCCCAGGTGCTGGCCATCGCCCTGGTGATCGCCTCGGGCAACGCCCTGCTGATCATGGCGCTGACCACCATCGAGGCCCTCGAGGAGACCACGGTCGCCTACTACGAGCGCACGCGCTTCGGCGAGGTGTTCGCCGACGTCACCCGGGCGCCGAAATCGCTGAGCCGCGAGCTGGCCGAGATCCCCGGCGTGCAGCGCGTGTCGACGCGCATCATCGAGGGCGCGCTGCTTGACCTGCCGGACTTCGACGAGCCGGTGGTAGCGCAGCTGGTGTCACTGCCCGAGCGCGGCGTCGAGCCGATGAACGCCCTGACCCTGCGCAGCGGCCGCCGGGTCGCCCCCGACCGGCCGGACGAGGCGGTGATCGGCGAGGCCTTCGCCGAGGCGCACGGTCTGGTGCCGGGCGACCACTTCGACGCCGTGCTGCGCGGCCAGCGTCGCACCCTCGAGGTGGTCGGCATCGCGCTCAGCCCCGAGTACGTCTACGCCATCGCCCCCGGCGGGCTGATGCCCGACGACGCGCGCTTCGGCGTGCTGTGGATGGGCCGCGAGGCGCTGGCCGCCGCCTTCGACTTCGACGGCGCCTTCAACGCCGTCAGCCTGACGCTCATGCCCGGCGCCAGCACCCGCGAGGTGGTCGCGCGGCTCGATGCCCGGCTCGCCCGCTACGGCGGCACCGGCGCCTATCCTCGCGACGAACAGGTCTCGAACTGGTTCCTGCAGAACGAGATCGCCCAGCAGAAGAACATGGCACAGCTGCTGCCGAGCGTCTTCCTGGCGGTCTCGGCCTTCCTCACCCACCTGGTGATGGGCCGCATGATCGATACCGAGCGCCGCGAGATCGGCCTGCTCAAGGCCTTCGGCTACTCGCGGCTGGCCATCGCCTGGCACTACGTCAAGCTGGTGCTGGTGATCGGCGGGCTCGGTGTGGTCATCGGCGCCCTGCTCGGCGCCTGGCTGGGACACTGGAACACCCGGCTGTACGCCGAGTTCTATCACTTCCCCTTCCTGCTCTACCGCCCCGGGCCGGAGAGCTTCCTGCTGGCCACGCTGGTCAGCCTGGGCGCGGCGCTGGCCGGCGCCCTGTGGGCGGTGCGCCGCGCCGCCGCCCTGCCCCCGGCCGAGGCCATGCTGCCGCCTTCGCCGCCGGTCTATCGGCGCAGCCGGCTGTCGCGCTCGGCGCTGGCCCGCCACCTGGACGAGCCCACGCGCATGATCGCCCGCCGCCTGCTGCGCTGGCCGCTGCGCGCGCTGCTGGCAAGCGCAGGCCTGGCCATGTCGGTGGCGGTGCTGGTGATGGCCCTGCAGTGGCTGGACGCCATCGACGCGCTGGTCGACAGCGTCCTCGTCGAGAGCCAGCACCAGGATGCCACCCTGGGCTTCCACGACCTGACCCCGCTCGGCGAGCTGGCCGGCGTCGAGCGGCTGCCCGGGGTACTGGCCGCCGAGCCGCTGCGCGGCGTGGCGGCACGCCTTCACCACGGCTCGCTCAGAGAGCGCGAGGCCATCGTCGGCCTGCCGCGCGACGGCGTGCTGAGCCCGGTCCACGACGCCCAGGGCCGCCCGGTGACGGTGCCGCCGGACGGCCTGCTGCTATCGCAACAGCTGGCCGGCATGCTGGAGGTGGAGATCGGCGACGTGCTCATCGTCGAGGTGCTCGAGGGCCGGCGCCCGCGGCTCGCGCTGCCGGTGGTACGGCTGTTCGACACCGACGTCGGCAAGCCCGCCTATATGGCGCTCGACGCGCTCAACCGCCGCATGGGCGACGGCCGGGTGATGCGCGGCGCCCGGATCGTCGTCGATCCGGCCCGCCGCGCCGAGCTGCTCGCCAGGCTCAAGACCCTGCCCGCCGTCAGCGGCGTGCAGTTCCGTCAGGCCGCCATCGACACCTTCCATGACACGCTCGGCCAGACCCTCTTCATCTTCGCCGGCTTCTTCATCGCCTTCGCCAGCGTGCTGTCGGTAGGGGTGACCTACAATACGATTCGCATCGCCCTGGCCGAGCGGGCCCGGGAACTCGCCACCCTGCGGGTGCTCGGCTTCAGCCGCTGGGAGATCTCCTACATCCTGCTCGGCGAGGCGGGGCTTCTCACCTGGCTGGCCATGCCGCTGGGCTGCCTGCTGGGCTTCGCCCTGGCCTGGTACCTGTCCAGCGCCTTCGCCACCGAACTGTTTCGGGTGCCGCTGGTGATCCACCCGGCCACCTACGCCTGGGCGGTACTGATCGCGCTGGCCTCCGCCGGCGTCTGCGCCGCGGTGGTGCGCCGTCGACTCGACCGCCTGGACCTGATCGCGGTGCTCAAGACCCGGGAGTGA
- a CDS encoding efflux RND transporter periplasmic adaptor subunit, translating to MDVKGRRGLLWGTLLALLAVGIGVALRPQPVPVDLAIAEVAPLRVTVDEEGMTRVREVFTLDAPVAGRLRRIDVDAGDPVEADRTVLATIDTAPPALLDARRLAEQRAALEAARSTRDLAAAERERAAADLAFARRELDRARRLAEEQSLARRALEDAERAFRVASAELTRSEAALAVREHELERAAVQLLSPLELEARQASCECVTVTSPTHGVVLRVLRRSAGIVGAGTPLMEIGDPADLEVVVDLLSEDAVRVSPGQAAILGGWGGPELAARVRRIEPLGVTRVSALGIEEQRVDVVLDLSDPPARWERLGHDYRVDVGIVLFEGEVLQVPLGALFRDGDDWAVFVADDGEARRQTVTIGARNDLAVQIRDGLEAGQRVIRYPGERVSDGSAIVER from the coding sequence ATGGACGTGAAGGGACGCCGAGGACTGCTGTGGGGAACGCTGCTGGCGCTGCTGGCCGTCGGCATCGGCGTCGCCCTGCGCCCGCAGCCGGTGCCGGTGGATCTCGCCATCGCCGAGGTCGCGCCGCTGCGCGTCACCGTCGACGAGGAAGGCATGACCCGGGTACGCGAGGTGTTCACCCTGGATGCGCCGGTGGCCGGGCGGCTGCGGCGCATCGACGTCGACGCCGGCGACCCGGTCGAGGCCGACCGCACGGTGCTGGCCACCATCGACACCGCCCCGCCCGCGCTGCTCGACGCGCGACGCCTGGCCGAGCAGCGCGCCGCTCTCGAGGCCGCGCGCTCGACCCGGGACCTGGCGGCCGCCGAGCGCGAGCGGGCGGCGGCGGACCTGGCCTTCGCCCGTCGCGAACTCGACCGGGCCCGACGCCTGGCCGAGGAACAGAGCCTGGCCCGCCGGGCCCTCGAGGACGCCGAACGGGCCTTCCGCGTGGCCAGCGCCGAGCTGACCCGCAGCGAGGCCGCGCTGGCGGTCCGCGAACACGAGCTGGAGCGGGCCGCCGTCCAGCTGCTATCGCCGCTGGAGCTCGAGGCCCGTCAGGCCAGCTGCGAGTGTGTGACCGTCACCTCGCCGACCCACGGCGTGGTGCTGCGCGTGCTGCGACGCAGCGCCGGCATCGTCGGCGCCGGCACCCCGCTGATGGAGATCGGCGATCCGGCCGACCTGGAAGTGGTGGTCGACCTGCTCTCCGAGGACGCGGTGCGCGTCTCGCCGGGTCAGGCGGCCATCCTCGGCGGCTGGGGCGGCCCCGAGCTGGCAGCCAGGGTGCGCCGCATCGAGCCGCTGGGCGTGACTCGCGTGTCGGCGCTGGGCATCGAGGAACAGCGAGTCGACGTGGTGCTCGACCTGAGCGACCCGCCGGCACGCTGGGAGCGCCTCGGCCACGACTATCGAGTCGACGTCGGCATCGTGCTGTTCGAGGGCGAGGTGCTGCAGGTGCCGCTCGGCGCGCTGTTCCGCGACGGCGACGACTGGGCGGTGTTCGTCGCCGATGACGGCGAGGCGCGGCGCCAGACGGTCACGATCGGCGCACGCAACGATCTGGCGGTGCAGATCCGCGACGGCCTGGAGGCGGGCCAGCGGGTGATCCGCTATCCCGGCGAGCGGGTCAGCGACGGCAGCGCCATCGTCGAGCGCTGA
- a CDS encoding hybrid-cluster NAD(P)-dependent oxidoreductase, which yields MTMNFLNPVNPVTTQTWTNGRHQVRCVKVIQETWDTRTFCFMAEQPVMFFFKPGQFVTLELEIDGEQVMRSYTISSSPSVPYSFSITVKRMPGGVVSNWLHDNLKVNDELAVHGPVGKFNIIDYPAEKYLMLSGGVGITPLMSMVRWLFDTNAAVDLQFVHSSRTPRDIIFHRELEHIFSRIPEFKLHIVCERSDELGEAWAGFRGYLSQAMLELMAPDFMDREIFCCGPTPYMNAVKRLLQENGFDMSRYHEEAFGATPVDVQEEVIENVEQAEAEAEELDVSDMLSVEFSSTGKSVRIQPTETVHTAAAKLGLHIPKACGMGICGTCRVAVTEGEVEMEHNGGITDEDVAEGYILSCCSTPKTNLVVDY from the coding sequence ATGACAATGAATTTTCTTAATCCCGTCAATCCCGTCACCACCCAGACCTGGACCAACGGCCGCCACCAGGTGCGTTGCGTCAAGGTGATCCAGGAGACCTGGGATACTCGCACCTTCTGCTTCATGGCCGAGCAGCCGGTGATGTTCTTCTTCAAGCCGGGACAGTTCGTGACCCTGGAGCTGGAGATCGACGGCGAGCAGGTGATGCGCTCCTACACCATCTCCAGCTCACCGTCCGTGCCCTACAGCTTCTCGATCACCGTCAAGCGCATGCCGGGCGGCGTGGTCTCCAACTGGCTGCACGACAACCTAAAGGTCAACGACGAGCTGGCCGTGCACGGTCCGGTCGGCAAGTTCAACATCATCGACTACCCGGCGGAGAAGTATCTGATGCTCTCCGGCGGTGTGGGCATCACCCCGCTGATGTCGATGGTGCGCTGGCTGTTCGACACCAACGCCGCCGTGGACCTGCAGTTCGTGCACAGTTCGCGTACGCCCCGGGACATCATCTTCCACCGTGAGCTGGAGCATATCTTCTCGCGGATCCCCGAGTTCAAGCTGCACATCGTCTGCGAGCGCAGCGACGAGCTGGGCGAGGCCTGGGCCGGTTTCCGCGGCTACCTCAGCCAGGCGATGCTGGAGCTGATGGCGCCGGACTTCATGGATCGCGAGATATTCTGCTGTGGTCCGACCCCGTACATGAACGCGGTCAAGCGCCTGCTCCAGGAAAACGGCTTCGACATGAGCCGCTACCACGAGGAAGCCTTCGGCGCCACGCCGGTGGACGTCCAGGAGGAGGTCATCGAGAACGTGGAGCAGGCCGAGGCCGAGGCCGAGGAGCTCGACGTCTCCGACATGCTGAGCGTCGAGTTCAGCAGCACCGGCAAGAGCGTGCGCATCCAGCCCACCGAGACCGTGCACACCGCCGCTGCCAAGCTGGGCCTGCATATCCCGAAGGCCTGCGGCATGGGCATCTGCGGCACCTGCCGCGTGGCCGTGACCGAGGGCGAGGTCGAGATGGAGCACAACGGCGGCATCACCGACGAGGACGTCGCCGAGGGCTACATCCTGTCCTGCTGCAGCACGCCCAAGACCAACCTGGTCGTGGATTACTGA
- a CDS encoding aromatic ring-hydroxylating oxygenase subunit alpha, which yields MDSLSPARLDDPLAPAREATAEMLKERQHNYSLPQPFYNDERLFALDMQEIFEKEWLFAGMTSEIPAKGNFMTLEVGDNPVVIVRGNDGEVHAFHNVCRHRGSRLCVTDKGKVAKLVCPYHQWTYELDGRLLFAGTEMGQEFNLADHGLKPVQVRTGGGFIFVSLADEAPEIDGFLETLDHYLAPYDMENLKVAVESSIVEQCNWKLVLENNRECYHCNGAHPELLNSLQEFDDTDDPRATPAYKELVARKQADWEAQCVPYKLTRLDRRNRLTRTPLLDGAESMTMDGKRACQKLMGQLQSADLGSLRILHLPNSWNHFMGDHALVFRVLPLGPQRTVVTTKWLVHKDAVEGVDYDPEQMRKVWDATNDQDRRLAEENQRGINSKSYQPGPYSETYEYGVIDFINWYSERMLENLGHSQPDLQLANG from the coding sequence ATGGATTCACTGTCACCTGCCCGTCTGGATGACCCCCTGGCCCCGGCACGCGAGGCCACCGCCGAGATGCTGAAGGAGCGTCAGCACAACTACTCGCTGCCGCAGCCGTTCTACAACGACGAGCGGCTGTTCGCCCTCGACATGCAGGAAATCTTCGAGAAGGAGTGGCTGTTCGCGGGCATGACCTCCGAGATTCCGGCCAAGGGCAATTTCATGACCCTGGAGGTCGGTGACAACCCGGTGGTGATCGTGCGCGGCAACGACGGTGAAGTGCACGCCTTCCACAACGTCTGCCGCCACCGCGGATCGCGCCTGTGCGTGACCGACAAGGGCAAGGTCGCCAAGCTGGTCTGCCCCTACCACCAGTGGACCTACGAGCTGGACGGCCGCCTGCTGTTCGCCGGCACCGAGATGGGCCAGGAGTTCAACCTCGCCGATCACGGCCTCAAGCCGGTTCAAGTGCGCACCGGCGGCGGCTTCATCTTCGTCAGCCTGGCCGACGAGGCCCCGGAGATCGACGGTTTCCTCGAGACGCTGGACCACTACCTGGCGCCTTACGACATGGAAAACCTCAAGGTCGCCGTGGAATCCAGCATCGTCGAGCAGTGCAACTGGAAGCTGGTGCTCGAGAATAACCGCGAGTGCTACCACTGCAACGGCGCGCACCCGGAGCTGCTCAACTCCCTGCAGGAGTTCGACGACACCGACGATCCCCGCGCCACCCCGGCCTACAAGGAGCTGGTCGCGCGCAAGCAGGCCGACTGGGAAGCTCAGTGCGTACCCTACAAGCTGACCCGTCTGGATCGTCGCAACCGCCTGACCCGCACCCCGCTGCTGGACGGCGCCGAGTCGATGACCATGGACGGCAAGCGCGCCTGCCAGAAGCTGATGGGCCAACTGCAGAGCGCCGACCTGGGCTCGCTGCGCATCCTGCACCTGCCGAACTCCTGGAACCACTTCATGGGCGACCATGCCCTCGTCTTCCGGGTCCTGCCGCTCGGCCCGCAGCGTACCGTGGTGACCACCAAGTGGCTGGTGCACAAGGACGCCGTGGAAGGCGTCGACTACGATCCGGAGCAGATGCGCAAGGTCTGGGACGCCACCAACGACCAGGACCGCCGCCTGGCCGAGGAAAACCAGCGCGGCATCAACTCCAAGAGCTACCAGCCGGGTCCGTACTCCGAGACCTACGAGTATGGCGTCATCGACTTCATCAACTGGTACAGCGAGCGCATGCTGGAGAACCTGGGCCACAGCCAGCCCGACCTGCAGCTCGCCAACGGCTGA
- the fdhA gene encoding formaldehyde dehydrogenase, glutathione-independent: protein MSSNNRGVVYKGPGQVAVESIAYPELALGNRKCEHGVILKVVTTNICGSDQHMVRGRTTAPEGLVLGHEITGIVVECGRDVEFLSPGDMVSVPFNIACGRCRNCKSGQTGICLNVNPSRPGAAYGYVDMGGWVGGQTEYVMVPYADFNLLKFPDADQAMEKIKDLTLLSDIFPTGFHGCVTAGVGPGSTVYIAGAGPVGLAAAVSAQLLGAACVIVGDMIEERLAQARSFGCETIDLTEDGDMADKIEVILGEREVDAFVDCVGFEAHACGCNHGQEAPAAVLNSAMSVTRAGGQIGIPGLYVTEDPGSADAAAQQGSLSMRFGLGWAKSHSFHTGQCPVMKYHRPLMQAILFGKVNIADAVNVQMISLDEAPQGYADFDGGAAKKFVMDPHGSVAA from the coding sequence ATGAGTTCAAACAACCGCGGAGTCGTCTACAAGGGCCCGGGCCAGGTCGCCGTCGAGTCCATCGCCTACCCGGAACTTGCCCTCGGCAATCGCAAGTGCGAACACGGCGTGATCCTCAAGGTCGTCACCACCAACATCTGTGGCAGCGACCAGCACATGGTGCGCGGTCGTACCACCGCCCCGGAAGGTCTGGTGCTGGGTCACGAGATCACCGGCATCGTGGTCGAGTGCGGTCGCGACGTCGAATTCCTGAGCCCGGGCGACATGGTCTCGGTGCCGTTCAACATCGCCTGTGGCCGCTGCCGCAACTGCAAGTCCGGCCAGACCGGGATCTGCCTGAACGTCAACCCGTCACGCCCGGGCGCGGCCTACGGCTATGTCGACATGGGCGGCTGGGTCGGCGGCCAGACCGAATACGTCATGGTCCCCTACGCCGACTTCAACCTGCTGAAGTTCCCGGACGCCGATCAGGCCATGGAGAAGATCAAGGACCTGACGCTGCTGTCCGACATCTTCCCGACCGGCTTCCACGGCTGTGTCACCGCCGGCGTCGGCCCGGGCTCCACCGTCTACATCGCCGGTGCCGGTCCGGTCGGTCTGGCCGCCGCGGTCTCCGCCCAGCTGCTGGGTGCCGCCTGCGTCATCGTCGGCGACATGATCGAGGAGCGTCTGGCCCAGGCCCGCAGCTTCGGGTGCGAGACCATCGACCTGACCGAAGACGGCGACATGGCCGACAAGATCGAGGTCATCCTCGGCGAGCGCGAGGTCGATGCCTTCGTCGACTGCGTCGGCTTCGAGGCCCACGCCTGCGGCTGCAACCACGGCCAGGAAGCGCCGGCCGCGGTGCTGAACTCCGCCATGTCGGTGACCCGCGCCGGCGGCCAGATCGGCATCCCCGGTCTGTACGTGACCGAGGACCCGGGCTCTGCCGACGCCGCCGCCCAGCAGGGCAGCCTGAGCATGCGCTTCGGCCTCGGTTGGGCCAAGTCGCACAGCTTCCACACCGGCCAGTGCCCGGTGATGAAGTATCACCGTCCGCTGATGCAGGCGATCCTGTTCGGCAAGGTCAACATCGCCGACGCGGTCAACGTGCAGATGATCAGCCTGGACGAGGCGCCGCAGGGCTACGCCGACTTCGATGGCGGGGCGGCCAAGAAATTCGTCATGGACCCGCACGGCAGCGTGGCGGCCTGA
- a CDS encoding BCCT family transporter, whose protein sequence is MTHDDDPVLSPGQDNKQLLGLDFHNPVFPLSALAILGFILYALVYPDAANTQLGAARGFAIEHFDWLFMIAGNVFVVLCLALIVLPLGRIRLGGADARPDHSLVSWFSMLFAAGMGIGLMFWSVAEPVAYYTDWYGTPLDVAARTPEGATAAMGATMFHWGLHPWAIYGVVGLSLAFFAYNRGLPLTLRSAFTPLLGEHTRGWIGHLVDILAVLATIFGLATSLGFGASQAAGGLNYLFDVPNTLGTQIAIIVAVTAVALFSVWRGIDGGVKLFSNINMVIALLLLLFVVITGSTMLFVNGLWDTSVAYLTHLVPLSNWVGREDDTWFHGWTVFYWAWWISWSPFVGMFIARVSRGRTVREFLMAVLLVPTLVTIVWMSAFGGNALAQAAGGVGALSDGIGEVSLAMFQMLEHLPLTTLTSTMAIVLVLVFFITSSDSGSLVIDNITAGGKVDAPRTQRVFWATLEGVIAGVLLYGGGDKALGALQAGAVATGLPFTLVLLVMAVGLVKSLREEHALGLARTA, encoded by the coding sequence ATGACTCATGATGACGATCCTGTCCTGTCACCCGGGCAGGACAACAAGCAGTTACTGGGGCTGGATTTCCACAATCCCGTCTTCCCCCTCTCCGCCCTGGCCATTCTCGGCTTCATTCTCTACGCCCTGGTCTACCCCGACGCCGCCAACACCCAGCTGGGCGCGGCGCGCGGCTTCGCCATCGAGCACTTCGACTGGCTGTTCATGATCGCCGGCAACGTGTTCGTGGTGCTGTGCCTGGCGCTGATCGTGCTGCCGCTGGGGCGGATTCGCCTGGGCGGGGCCGACGCCCGCCCCGATCACTCGCTGGTGTCCTGGTTCAGCATGCTGTTCGCCGCCGGCATGGGCATCGGCCTGATGTTCTGGAGCGTGGCCGAGCCGGTCGCCTACTACACCGACTGGTACGGCACGCCCCTCGACGTCGCCGCCCGGACCCCGGAGGGCGCGACCGCCGCCATGGGCGCCACCATGTTCCACTGGGGCCTGCACCCCTGGGCGATCTACGGCGTGGTCGGCCTGTCGCTGGCTTTCTTCGCCTACAACCGCGGCCTGCCACTGACCCTGCGCTCGGCCTTCACGCCGCTGCTGGGCGAACACACCCGCGGCTGGATCGGCCATCTGGTGGACATCCTGGCGGTACTGGCCACCATCTTCGGCCTGGCCACCTCGCTGGGCTTCGGCGCCTCCCAGGCCGCCGGCGGTCTCAACTACCTGTTCGACGTGCCCAATACCCTGGGCACCCAGATCGCCATCATCGTGGCGGTCACCGCCGTGGCACTGTTCTCCGTGTGGCGCGGCATCGACGGCGGGGTCAAGCTGTTTTCCAACATCAACATGGTGATCGCCCTGCTGCTGCTGCTGTTCGTGGTGATCACCGGCTCCACCATGCTGTTCGTCAACGGCCTGTGGGACACCAGCGTGGCCTACCTGACTCACCTGGTACCGCTGTCCAACTGGGTCGGCCGCGAAGATGACACCTGGTTCCACGGCTGGACGGTGTTCTACTGGGCCTGGTGGATCTCCTGGTCGCCGTTCGTCGGCATGTTCATCGCCCGCGTCTCCCGCGGCCGCACCGTGCGCGAGTTCCTGATGGCGGTGCTGCTGGTCCCGACGCTGGTGACGATCGTGTGGATGAGCGCCTTCGGCGGCAACGCCCTGGCCCAGGCCGCCGGCGGCGTCGGTGCGCTGTCCGATGGCATCGGCGAGGTCTCGCTGGCAATGTTCCAGATGCTCGAGCACCTGCCGCTGACCACGCTGACCTCGACCATGGCCATCGTGCTGGTGCTGGTGTTCTTCATCACCTCCTCCGATTCGGGCTCGCTGGTGATCGACAACATCACCGCCGGCGGCAAGGTCGACGCCCCGCGCACCCAGCGGGTGTTCTGGGCCACCCTGGAAGGCGTGATCGCCGGCGTGCTGCTCTACGGCGGCGGTGACAAGGCCCTGGGCGCCCTCCAGGCCGGCGCCG